One genomic segment of Nonomuraea coxensis DSM 45129 includes these proteins:
- a CDS encoding spermidine synthase, whose translation MTLQARKPVDDGEKAHWLAVRPRLVLASAFMLFLELALIRWTGSNIVHLSYFTNFVLLGSFLGIGLGFLRVGRSRRQPYYSPVVLAVLAIVVLAFPVTVDRDTEGVLYWTSLSTTGPPAWLILPVIFCAAALVLMGPAELVGRCFPELPRLEAYRYDLIGSLTGIAAFTALSFLSAPPVFWALIAAICYGVLLVPRPRSLYLGLVTVPSLAVVGLLLTETLTAGAVWSPYYKVTSKPLTVLGVPVTDIAVNGIPHQQAVPAATRLQWEAQYGLPYERAARPPQDVLIVGAGSGTDVAIALSKGARRVDAVEIDPKLRELGGSVHPDRPYDDPRVTTHITDGRAFLERGGGAYDLILFALPDSLTLVSGASSLRLESYLFTEEAMRAARARLKPGGTFSMYNYYRESWLVDRLAATMQRAFGHKPCVDVVSTAGQQAVITAGLTAADQRCAAEWPGAAAGTPPPADDDRPFLYLHDATIPPLYLVTLGLILAVSLIAVRVVAGPYRRMRPYRDLFLLGVAFMLLETKSVTGFALLFGTTWVVNAVVFAGVLVAVLAAVEVTRRFRTPPLPVMYAVLLAGLALAWLVPNAWLLSLPVPLRVVAAVTVAFLPIFAANVVFAKRFAETADATTSFGANLLGAMVGGCLEYAALVIGYKGLLVVAALLYVGAFALLPRRAAATV comes from the coding sequence ATGACGCTCCAGGCACGGAAGCCGGTCGACGACGGAGAGAAGGCCCACTGGCTGGCGGTGCGGCCGAGGCTCGTCCTCGCCAGCGCCTTCATGCTCTTCCTGGAGCTGGCGCTGATCCGCTGGACCGGGTCGAACATCGTCCACCTGAGCTACTTCACGAACTTCGTGCTGCTCGGGTCGTTCCTCGGCATCGGGCTCGGGTTCCTGCGCGTCGGGCGCTCGCGGCGGCAGCCGTACTACTCGCCGGTCGTGCTCGCCGTGCTCGCCATCGTCGTGCTGGCCTTCCCCGTCACCGTCGACCGCGACACCGAGGGCGTCCTCTACTGGACGAGCCTGTCCACCACCGGGCCGCCCGCCTGGCTCATCCTGCCGGTCATCTTCTGCGCCGCCGCGCTCGTCCTCATGGGGCCCGCCGAGCTGGTCGGCCGCTGCTTCCCCGAACTGCCCCGCCTGGAGGCCTACCGGTACGACCTCATCGGCAGCCTCACCGGCATCGCGGCGTTCACGGCGCTGTCGTTCCTGAGCGCGCCGCCGGTCTTCTGGGCGCTGATCGCGGCGATCTGCTACGGGGTGCTGCTCGTGCCCCGGCCGCGCTCGCTCTACCTCGGGCTGGTCACCGTCCCCTCCCTGGCCGTCGTCGGGCTGCTGCTCACCGAGACGCTCACCGCCGGGGCGGTCTGGTCGCCCTACTACAAGGTCACCTCCAAGCCGCTGACGGTGCTCGGGGTGCCCGTCACCGACATCGCGGTCAACGGCATCCCGCACCAGCAGGCCGTGCCCGCCGCCACCCGCCTGCAGTGGGAGGCCCAGTACGGGCTGCCGTACGAGCGGGCCGCCAGGCCGCCCCAGGACGTGCTCATCGTCGGCGCGGGCAGCGGCACCGACGTCGCGATCGCGCTGTCCAAGGGCGCCCGGCGGGTGGACGCCGTCGAGATCGACCCCAAGCTGCGCGAGCTGGGCGGCTCGGTGCACCCCGACCGCCCCTACGACGACCCCCGCGTCACCACGCACATCACCGACGGCCGGGCCTTCCTGGAGCGCGGCGGCGGCGCCTACGATCTGATCCTGTTCGCGCTGCCCGACTCGCTCACCCTCGTCTCCGGCGCCAGTTCGCTGCGGCTGGAGAGCTACCTGTTCACCGAGGAGGCCATGCGGGCCGCCCGCGCCCGCCTCAAGCCCGGCGGCACGTTCTCGATGTACAACTACTACCGCGAGAGCTGGCTGGTGGACCGGCTCGCCGCCACCATGCAGCGCGCCTTCGGCCACAAGCCGTGCGTGGACGTCGTCAGCACCGCCGGGCAGCAGGCCGTCATCACCGCCGGGCTGACGGCCGCCGACCAGCGCTGCGCCGCCGAGTGGCCGGGCGCGGCCGCCGGCACGCCGCCGCCCGCCGACGACGACCGGCCCTTCCTCTACCTGCACGACGCCACGATTCCGCCGCTCTACCTCGTCACGCTCGGGCTCATCCTCGCCGTCAGCCTGATCGCCGTCCGCGTCGTGGCCGGCCCCTACCGGCGCATGCGCCCCTACCGCGACCTGTTCCTGCTGGGCGTGGCGTTCATGCTGCTGGAGACCAAGAGCGTGACGGGCTTCGCGCTGCTGTTCGGCACCACGTGGGTGGTCAACGCCGTCGTCTTCGCCGGCGTGCTGGTCGCGGTGCTCGCCGCCGTCGAGGTCACCCGCCGCTTCCGCACCCCGCCGCTGCCCGTGATGTACGCCGTGCTGCTGGCCGGCCTGGCGCTCGCCTGGCTCGTCCCGAACGCCTGGCTGCTGTCGCTGCCGGTGCCGCTGCGCGTCGTGGCCGCCGTCACGGTCGCGTTCCTGCCGATCTTCGCGGCCAACGTGGTCTTCGCCAAGCGCTTCGCCGAGACCGCCGACGCCACGACGTCCTTCGGCGCGAACCTGCTCGGGGCGATGGTCGGCGGCTGCCTGGAGTACGCCGCCCTGGTGATCGGCTACAAGGGCCTGCTCGTCGTCGCGGCCCTGCTGTACGTCGGCGCCTTCGCCCTGCTGCCCCGCCGCGCCGCCGCCACCGTCTGA
- a CDS encoding S8 family serine peptidase: MRVMIQLRPSPDLVAAVADPSVTATAADVADGLPGVELDAAFAPVAVPRPVPPAGGDPLSLNQPLDFSLAAGDASVLVRGTISDDEPATRVALLPTLRPDVAGVFSDPVVESAPVRAGETPAGDWHDVERLLGVAGLHAEGLDGDGVALAVLDTGVDAGHAARRLGRAVTVDAARCWSPPGVTGRPAPAPGEAAAGHGTMCAFDALIAAPRAALVDIPLLLSTRPGGTATDGLLSDAVAAFAHLRAVLEAQPAETRALVVSNSWGSFSPEWDFPVGHPGNYSDNAAHPFNLMVAALDRMGADVVFAAGDCGRDRPGGRRGFPDRPIAGANSHPRALSVGGVDVNGALVGRSSRGPGRLTARKPDVCAYTCFAGSRAFGEGEPDGGTSAAAAVAAGLVAAVRTRWPAARLSPAQLRALLRRTAEDRSEVGFDYAFGYGTVDPAAVMAALERRSRSAA, from the coding sequence ATGCGCGTGATGATCCAGCTCCGGCCCTCCCCCGACCTGGTCGCGGCCGTCGCCGACCCGTCCGTGACGGCGACCGCGGCCGACGTGGCGGACGGCCTGCCGGGCGTCGAGCTCGACGCGGCGTTCGCGCCCGTGGCGGTACCGCGGCCGGTCCCCCCGGCCGGCGGCGACCCACTCTCGCTCAACCAGCCGCTGGACTTCTCGCTGGCCGCCGGCGACGCCTCCGTGCTGGTCCGCGGCACGATCTCGGACGACGAGCCGGCCACCAGGGTCGCGCTGCTGCCCACGCTGCGGCCGGACGTCGCCGGGGTGTTCTCCGACCCGGTCGTGGAGTCGGCGCCCGTCCGCGCGGGCGAGACTCCGGCCGGCGACTGGCACGACGTCGAGCGGCTGCTCGGCGTGGCCGGGCTGCACGCCGAGGGGCTGGACGGCGACGGCGTGGCGCTGGCGGTGCTGGACACCGGCGTCGACGCCGGCCACGCCGCGCGCCGGCTCGGCCGGGCGGTGACGGTCGACGCCGCCCGGTGCTGGAGCCCGCCGGGGGTGACCGGCCGCCCGGCCCCGGCGCCGGGCGAGGCCGCGGCGGGCCACGGGACGATGTGCGCGTTCGACGCGCTGATCGCCGCTCCGCGGGCGGCGCTCGTCGACATCCCGCTGCTGCTGTCCACCCGGCCGGGCGGCACGGCCACGGACGGCCTGCTGTCGGACGCGGTGGCCGCCTTCGCGCATCTGCGCGCGGTGCTGGAGGCCCAGCCGGCCGAGACGCGGGCGCTGGTGGTGAGCAACTCGTGGGGGTCGTTCTCGCCGGAGTGGGACTTCCCCGTCGGGCATCCGGGCAACTACTCCGACAACGCGGCGCATCCGTTCAACCTCATGGTGGCCGCGCTCGACCGGATGGGCGCGGACGTGGTGTTCGCGGCGGGCGACTGCGGGCGCGATCGCCCCGGCGGACGCCGCGGGTTCCCGGACCGGCCGATCGCGGGCGCGAACTCCCACCCCCGGGCGCTGTCCGTCGGCGGCGTGGACGTCAACGGCGCGCTGGTGGGCCGCTCCTCGCGGGGCCCGGGGCGGCTGACCGCCCGCAAGCCGGACGTGTGCGCGTACACGTGCTTCGCGGGCTCGCGGGCGTTCGGCGAGGGCGAGCCGGACGGGGGCACCTCGGCGGCGGCGGCCGTCGCGGCCGGGCTGGTGGCCGCGGTCCGCACCAGGTGGCCGGCCGCCCGGCTGTCGCCGGCGCAGCTCCGGGCGCTGCTGCGGCGCACCGCCGAGGACCGCAGCGAGGTCGGCTTCGACTACGCCTTCGGCTACGGCACCGTCGATCCCGCCGCGGTCATGGCCGCGCTGGAGCGGCGCTCGCGGAGCGCGGCCTGA